Proteins found in one candidate division KSB1 bacterium genomic segment:
- a CDS encoding ABC transporter ATP-binding protein, which yields MLLVKDITVFYDRVLALDSVSLGVSEGEIVAMIGPNGAGKSTALKAICGLLTPQSGDILFQCERINGKQPYQLVKKGLCLVPEGRRVFPTMTVVENLEMGAFTIELGSLGARSWGVKRSGVSSLGVGGSVVKERMENVFELFPFLKKRRKQKAGTLSTGEQQMLAIGRALMLKPKLLLLDEPSLGLSPNFVEIVFDKIKEINKNGTTILLVEQNARMALEYADRGYVFEIGKIAFEDKAKNLLENEEVKRAFLGG from the coding sequence ATGTTGCTGGTGAAAGATATAACCGTTTTTTATGATAGGGTACTCGCTCTGGATTCAGTCTCGCTTGGCGTGAGCGAGGGCGAAATTGTCGCTATGATCGGGCCAAATGGTGCGGGCAAATCCACAGCGCTGAAGGCGATTTGTGGTTTATTAACTCCGCAGTCTGGGGATATTTTATTTCAATGCGAGAGAATAAATGGTAAACAGCCGTATCAGTTGGTGAAGAAAGGTTTATGCCTGGTGCCTGAAGGGAGACGGGTTTTTCCGACAATGACGGTTGTGGAGAATCTGGAAATGGGGGCGTTCACGATAGAGTTAGGGAGTTTGGGAGCTAGGAGTTGGGGAGTTAAGCGTTCAGGAGTTAGCAGCTTGGGAGTTGGGGGTTCGGTGGTGAAGGAACGGATGGAGAATGTTTTTGAACTGTTTCCATTTTTGAAGAAAAGGCGAAAACAAAAGGCTGGCACTTTGAGCACGGGGGAACAGCAGATGCTTGCCATTGGCAGGGCATTGATGCTAAAACCGAAACTGCTGTTGTTAGATGAACCTTCATTGGGGCTTTCTCCCAACTTCGTAGAGATCGTTTTTGACAAGATCAAAGAGATCAACAAAAATGGAACAACAATTTTATTAGTGGAGCAGAATGCACGAATGGCATTAGAATATGCGGATCGGGGATATGTATTTGAAATCGGCAAAATTGCGTTTGAGGATAAAGCGAAAAATTTACTGGAAAATGAGGAGGTGAAAAGGGCGTTTTTGGGAGGGTAA